The DNA segment AGTCGCCTCACGTCGCCGATACGCTTGACCGTACCCGAGGTCATCTCGGCGGTGAAGCTCTGGTCGCGGAACACCGTGAGCCCTTCCTTGAGGGAAAGCTGGAACCAGTCGCGGCAGGTGACGCGATTGCCGGTCCAGTTGTGGAAGTACTCGTGGGCGATGACGCCCTCGATATGTTCGTAGTCGTCGTCGGTGGCGGTGTCAGGTCGTGCCAGGACAAAGCGGGAGTTGAAGACGTTGAGCCCTTTGTTCTCCATCGCCCCCATGTTGAAGTCGTCGACCGCGACGATCATGTAGATGTCGAGGTCGTACTCCAGGCCGAAGCGCTCCTCGTCCCACTGCATCGACTTTTTCACCGAGGCCATCGCATGCGCGCACTTGTCTGCGTTGTGCGCCTCGACATAGATGCGCAGGTCGACGCGACGGCCAGAAGCGGTGACATATTCATCGCGATGGCAAGCCAGATCGCCAGCGACTAGCGCGAACAGGTAACTAGGCTTGGGATACGGGTCGTGCCAGGTCGCATAATGCTGCCCGTCTTCGAGCAGCCCCGACGCTGCGGGGTTGCCGTTGGACAGCAGCACCGGGTATTTCGCGGCATCGGCCACCACCGTGGTGGTGAATACACTCAGCACGTCGGGTCGGTCGAGATAGTAGGTGATGCGGCGGAAACCCTCGGCCTCGCACTGCGTGCAGAAATTGCCCGAAGAGCGGTACAGACCTTCGAGGCGGGTGTTGTCCTGAGGACGCAGACACGTCTCGACCGTCAGTTCGAAGGCATCGGGGACGTTCGGCAGGGTCAGCGACTTGTCGTCGACAAGATAGGCCTCCGCAGGTAACGGCTTACCGCCTAGCGCCACGGAGACCAGCGCCAGATTTTCGCCGTCGAGTACCAGTGGCGCTGCCGTATCGGCCGTGGCTGAACGCCGGATGCGCAGATGCGAGACCACACGCGTGGTCTCGTCGCCCAGCTCAAAACGCAGCACCGTCTCATTGATGAGAAAGTCCGGGGGACTGTAATCCTTCAGATAGATGGTCCTGGGCGTCGCTTCCTTCATGCCGGGTGCTCCTCATGGGATGGGCCGAACCTCGTATGTTACACCCCCACTCGCACCCCGGCAGCCACGCCGAGCACCTCGGATGTTATAGTTTCGCGCCCGCCAACACCCCCTATTCAAACCCATGGAACTGATTGATATTTGTTTCAATTTCGCCCACAGCGGCTTCCGCGCGGACGAGCATGCAGTGCTCAAGCGCGCGCTTGAAGCCGGGGTCACGCGCCTGATCTGCACCGGTTCCGATCTCGAAGACAGCGAACTGAGCGTAACGCTGGCGGATCGATACCCGGAACACCTCTACGCCACCGTCGGCGTCCACCCGCATCGCGCCGTGACCTGGGGTGACAGCACCGCGGCGACCCTGCGCGCGCTCGCAAACGAACATCCTAAAGTGCGCGCCATCGGCGAAGCCGGGCTGGATTTCAATCGGGACTACTCGCCACGCGAGGTGCAGGAGCACGTCTTCGAGAGCCAGCTCGAACTGGCGATTGAACTCGGCCTGCCCGCCTTCCTGCACGAGCGCGAGGCGCACGACCGCTTCATTGCCATCCTGCGCCACCACCGCGACCGCTTGAGCCGAGTGGTGGTGCATTGCTTCACTGGCAACGAGGATGAGCTGACGGCCTATCTCGACCTCGATCTGCACATCGGTATCACGGGCTGGATCTGCGACGAGCGTCGTGGCCATCATCTACGCGAATTCATCCGCCGCATCCCATCTGACCGCCTGATGATCGAGACCGACGCCCCCTATCTGCTACCGAGAGATATGCGTCCCAAGCCACATTCACGCCGCAACGAGCCCGCCTACCTGCCACACATCCTGCAAGCCGTAGCGGAGGCAGTCGGGCGCACACCGGACGAGGTCGCGCGCCAGTCTACCGACACTGCGCGCGCCTTTTACGCCCTGGATTGAAACACCTGCTCGTCGCCCCCCATATCGAGAGAGGGCGCGACGACCGCGTCGGTCTAACGCAGCGCCCGTCTTCATACCGGCAGGCCCAACTTCGAACAACCTTCGACGAGGGTACCGACGGCTTGGGCCGGTCCCATGAAAATTTGATGTTTGTGGTGCCGCCTCCGCGCTATGCTAGTCGCGGATACACACGGATGCATGCCATGTCCCTGCAGCAGCACATCGAACAGACACTCTCTCGGGCACTGAGTCCAGAATTCATCGAGGTGATCAACGAGAGCGGCAATCACAACGTGCCGCCAGGCTCGGAGTCTCACTTCAAGGTCACCGTCGTCAGCGATCGCTTTGTCGGCCAGCGCCTGATCCAGCGCCATCGCACGGTCAACGAACTGCTTGCCGATGAACTCGCCGGCCCGCTGCACGCCCTTGCCCTGCACACCCTGAGCCCGGAGGAATGGTTCGAGCGCGCAGGCCAAGTGGCTGCCTCCCCGCCCTGCATGGGTGGCGGCAAGAGCTGATCGCGTGCATGGGTGACGTCATTCCCTTCAAGCGCCCCAGCGCCTCGGACACCCACCGGGGTAACACCTTGTGCCGCCGAGGTTTTCACAAGTGGGTCGTGGAGAAAGATCGCCAATTCGACGTCAAGCAGGGACGCCTCATAACCCTCTACCGCTGCTCACGCTGCGGCAAAACACGCCTCGAAACACACTGAGGGAACGCTAGGTTAGCCCGCGTCCGCGGCAAAGAAATCCCGCATGACCGGCGCAAAACGGGGCTCGTCGATCAGGAAGGCATCGTGTCCCTGCGGCGAGTCCAGGCCTGCATAGCGCACCCGCGCGCCGGCGCGCCGCAAACCATCGGCCAGCGCCCGCTGCTGGGATTCCGGAAACAGGGTATCGGTACGCACCCCGATCACCAACGCCTCAAGTCCGCCGAGACGTGCCAGCGCGGCGTCCAACTCGCCATCGCCATGATCGGCCGCATCGAAATCGTCCATCGCCCGAGAAAGCGCCAGATAGGCATTGGCG comes from the Acidihalobacter yilgarnensis genome and includes:
- a CDS encoding TatD family hydrolase: MELIDICFNFAHSGFRADEHAVLKRALEAGVTRLICTGSDLEDSELSVTLADRYPEHLYATVGVHPHRAVTWGDSTAATLRALANEHPKVRAIGEAGLDFNRDYSPREVQEHVFESQLELAIELGLPAFLHEREAHDRFIAILRHHRDRLSRVVVHCFTGNEDELTAYLDLDLHIGITGWICDERRGHHLREFIRRIPSDRLMIETDAPYLLPRDMRPKPHSRRNEPAYLPHILQAVAEAVGRTPDEVARQSTDTARAFYALD
- a CDS encoding BolA family protein — encoded protein: MSLQQHIEQTLSRALSPEFIEVINESGNHNVPPGSESHFKVTVVSDRFVGQRLIQRHRTVNELLADELAGPLHALALHTLSPEEWFERAGQVAASPPCMGGGKS
- the pepN gene encoding aminopeptidase N, giving the protein MKEATPRTIYLKDYSPPDFLINETVLRFELGDETTRVVSHLRIRRSATADTAAPLVLDGENLALVSVALGGKPLPAEAYLVDDKSLTLPNVPDAFELTVETCLRPQDNTRLEGLYRSSGNFCTQCEAEGFRRITYYLDRPDVLSVFTTTVVADAAKYPVLLSNGNPAASGLLEDGQHYATWHDPYPKPSYLFALVAGDLACHRDEYVTASGRRVDLRIYVEAHNADKCAHAMASVKKSMQWDEERFGLEYDLDIYMIVAVDDFNMGAMENKGLNVFNSRFVLARPDTATDDDYEHIEGVIAHEYFHNWTGNRVTCRDWFQLSLKEGLTVFRDQSFTAEMTSGTVKRIGDVRRLRTHQFAEDAGPMAHPVRPAAYMEINNFYTVTVYEKGAEVVRMYETLLGRDGFRRGMDLYFKRHDGQAVTTDDFLAAMTDANGADLEQFRRWYDQAGTRGWRSRTSGSRKQDATRCVCASPAHRRPDSR